A single region of the Mannheimia bovis genome encodes:
- the pgeF gene encoding peptidoglycan editing factor PgeF: MDNIIPNWNIPKHIHAFTTIRTGGVSKSPFDSFNLGDHVNDNPQDVAQNRALLVEKFHLPQSPLFLTQTHSTRVLELPYSGKDIEADAVYTNQPNQVCLVMTADCLPVLFVSKDGEEIAAAHAGWRGLCDGVLEATVEKFQCPRNEISAWLGPAISSKAFQVGTEVIEQFCAFDPRAEEAFIQDSSTSGKFLGNLYQIATQRLNKLGITEISGGEYCTYTQEDLFFSYRRDKQTGRMATLIWREE, encoded by the coding sequence ATGGATAACATTATCCCAAATTGGAATATTCCCAAGCATATTCACGCATTTACCACTATCAGAACCGGCGGAGTAAGTAAGTCGCCTTTTGATAGTTTTAATTTAGGCGACCACGTTAATGATAATCCGCAAGATGTCGCCCAAAATCGTGCATTGCTTGTAGAGAAATTTCATTTACCACAATCTCCGTTATTTCTAACACAAACACATAGCACAAGAGTGCTTGAACTTCCCTACTCAGGCAAAGACATTGAGGCAGATGCAGTTTATACCAATCAGCCTAACCAAGTCTGTTTAGTGATGACCGCAGATTGTTTGCCTGTACTTTTTGTCAGTAAAGATGGAGAAGAAATTGCAGCCGCCCACGCAGGCTGGCGAGGATTATGCGACGGAGTGCTAGAAGCAACCGTTGAAAAATTCCAATGCCCCAGAAATGAAATTTCAGCTTGGCTAGGTCCTGCTATCAGCTCAAAAGCATTCCAAGTTGGAACAGAAGTCATTGAGCAATTCTGTGCGTTTGATCCAAGAGCGGAAGAGGCTTTTATTCAAGACAGCTCTACAAGCGGTAAGTTTTTGGGAAATCTTTACCAAATTGCTACTCAACGCCTCAATAAACTCGGCATTACCGAGATTTCAGGCGGAGAATACTGCACCTACACCCAAGAAGATTTGTTTTTCTCTTATCGCAGAGATAAACAAACAGGGCGAATGGCAACCTTAATTTGGCGGGAAGAATAA
- a CDS encoding tyrosine-type recombinase/integrase, which translates to MTTPKKALTDTFIKNLKFSITSKPIADSNGLFILAQKKGKVWIYSYINPKTGKRSTKNRIGYYPQMGLAEARQKRDELNSLVKQGLDPFEYLEKQQREAEQKQETLESFAYKWADWKLSKKKCKPKTMEKCLQRLENHLFPRFKGYTLENFTLADTINRLTDLERILPDTLHRVAGNLIEILDYAVLSGRISFNPVSVIKKAFTTVKSTHQPAIMPEDLAAFMQDLQKSNRTPQIKLLVEWQLLNILRPFEAVAVEWSDIDWETSTLNIPAERMKGGRKPHSIPLTKQAIAILEEMKKYNGHHKHIFTHRTDRNKPANSQTVNNAIKRLSGGKYKGLLVAHGLRSIASTYLHERFTTETLVIEACLSHTNKDTVMSAYHRKNWLDRRREIMQEWADFVEACKK; encoded by the coding sequence ATGACTACACCCAAAAAAGCATTAACAGATACCTTTATTAAAAATCTTAAATTTTCCATTACATCAAAACCAATAGCAGACAGTAACGGGCTATTTATCCTTGCACAGAAAAAAGGGAAAGTATGGATTTATAGCTATATCAACCCTAAAACAGGTAAACGCAGCACAAAAAATAGAATAGGATACTACCCGCAAATGGGTTTAGCTGAAGCTAGACAAAAAAGAGATGAATTAAACTCCCTTGTCAAGCAAGGGCTTGACCCTTTTGAATACCTAGAAAAACAGCAAAGAGAGGCAGAGCAAAAGCAAGAAACACTAGAATCTTTTGCTTATAAGTGGGCAGATTGGAAACTTTCAAAGAAAAAATGCAAGCCTAAAACTATGGAAAAATGCTTACAACGTTTAGAAAATCATTTATTCCCACGTTTTAAGGGCTACACGCTAGAAAATTTTACTTTAGCAGATACGATAAACCGCTTGACGGATTTAGAACGCATTTTGCCCGATACATTGCACAGAGTAGCAGGGAACTTGATAGAAATACTTGATTATGCCGTATTAAGTGGGCGGATTAGTTTTAATCCTGTAAGTGTAATAAAAAAGGCTTTTACTACGGTAAAAAGCACTCACCAACCTGCCATAATGCCCGAAGATTTAGCTGCATTTATGCAGGACTTACAGAAATCAAACAGAACTCCACAAATTAAATTATTAGTTGAATGGCAACTCTTAAATATTCTTAGACCATTTGAAGCCGTAGCGGTGGAATGGAGCGATATAGATTGGGAAACCAGCACACTAAACATTCCAGCTGAAAGAATGAAAGGCGGAAGAAAGCCCCACTCTATTCCGCTAACAAAACAAGCTATAGCAATTCTAGAGGAAATGAAGAAATATAACGGACACCATAAGCATATTTTTACACACCGAACAGACCGAAACAAACCGGCTAATAGCCAAACCGTGAATAATGCAATAAAACGCTTAAGCGGTGGCAAATATAAAGGGCTTTTAGTAGCTCACGGTTTAAGAAGTATTGCCAGCACTTATTTGCACGAACGCTTTACTACTGAAACGCTAGTCATTGAGGCTTGTTTATCCCATACGAACAAAGACACCGTGATGAGTGCATATCATCGTAAAAATTGGCTAGACCGCAGACGGGAAATTATGCAGGAGTGGGCGGATTTTGTGGAAGCTTGTAAAAAGTAA
- a CDS encoding helix-turn-helix transcriptional regulator, which produces MTLNDERFLSLDEVMTKTGLKRSTIYNQMRLGIFPKNIEISSNRIAWLESEVINWMTTKINQRNNN; this is translated from the coding sequence ATGACTCTAAATGATGAACGTTTTCTTAGTCTTGATGAGGTAATGACAAAAACGGGCCTAAAACGTTCTACAATTTACAATCAAATGAGATTAGGGATATTCCCTAAAAACATTGAAATTTCATCAAATCGAATTGCTTGGCTAGAAAGTGAAGTAATTAATTGGATGACTACAAAAATAAACCAACGTAACAATAACTAA
- a CDS encoding GPO family capsid scaffolding protein, translating to MSQLNTIWLCVATSGKTVDGREISPTDLLQMAENYNPELYTALIWQEHQRSNGNLGQVVALKSETVDDEVKLFATLRPNAQLLELNQQRQKLFTSIEIIPNFARTGKAYLGGLAVTDSPASVGTTQLHFSINGIQQSKFVMGNKEPLNFTNNWQEDEINSILNQFKYLDSNDKSLLFSILKNSYRNNEVKPSQAAFIAAQKAIDYQKNNAKFAI from the coding sequence ATGTCTCAACTTAATACGATATGGCTATGTGTAGCAACTTCTGGAAAAACAGTAGACGGCCGAGAAATTAGCCCTACAGACTTATTACAAATGGCAGAAAACTACAATCCTGAACTTTATACTGCTTTAATATGGCAAGAGCACCAAAGATCTAATGGTAATTTAGGGCAAGTAGTCGCATTGAAAAGCGAAACCGTTGACGATGAAGTAAAACTTTTTGCTACATTGCGTCCGAACGCTCAATTACTTGAACTCAACCAGCAAAGACAAAAATTATTTACCAGCATTGAAATTATTCCTAATTTTGCAAGAACAGGAAAAGCATATTTAGGCGGATTAGCAGTTACCGATAGCCCGGCTTCTGTAGGCACTACACAATTACATTTTTCAATAAATGGTATTCAACAATCTAAATTTGTGATGGGTAATAAAGAGCCGCTCAATTTTACGAACAACTGGCAAGAAGATGAAATTAATAGCATTTTAAATCAGTTTAAATACTTAGACTCAAATGATAAGAGCTTATTATTTTCAATTTTAAAGAACAGCTACCGTAACAATGAAGTGAAACCCTCTCAAGCTGCATTTATAGCAGCCCAAAAGGCTATTGATTATCAAAAAAATAATGCAAAATTTGCTATATAA
- a CDS encoding DNA primase family protein, translating to MYAKCYSLTAQLSNKNTLEFLPHSKDYYLTAFNPCDYLETQTPTPNFDKWLNFISNDDEDRKKALLAGLYMILNNRNDWQLTLELIGEPGGGKSIYLEVGKMLSGDDNHEAITLSILNEDKARDIILNKTFLYSSDQAKYIGDASILKQISSGEEVTFNPKNKPPFSTKVKAIIAICSNTLPIYKNDGGGMDRRRVIFPFTRSVDENDRDVNLVDKLRAELGGIIRKIYDTFPQADEALKALFKQKNSKEALELKRKNDHILEFIEEFHLLPQVTSQGLVMGSNRGVPPFESQFIYDKLYWCYLLFCNAHGRNDKSILKPSDLMQELTQAFKTAGYKIRFATKPLGQRKLYTNVIFKDKSSTIEKWRNM from the coding sequence ATGTATGCGAAATGCTACAGCTTAACCGCTCAACTATCAAATAAGAATACCCTAGAGTTTTTACCACACAGCAAAGACTACTATTTAACCGCGTTTAATCCTTGCGATTATTTAGAAACTCAAACACCTACCCCCAATTTTGACAAATGGTTAAACTTTATCAGCAATGATGATGAAGATAGAAAAAAAGCATTATTAGCTGGCTTATATATGATTTTAAATAATCGCAATGACTGGCAACTAACACTTGAGTTAATTGGAGAACCCGGAGGCGGTAAAAGCATTTATTTAGAAGTAGGGAAAATGTTAAGCGGAGACGATAACCACGAAGCAATAACCCTAAGCATTCTAAACGAAGATAAAGCCAGAGATATTATACTAAATAAAACGTTTTTATATTCATCAGATCAAGCAAAATATATTGGTGATGCCTCAATTTTGAAACAAATATCAAGCGGGGAAGAAGTAACATTTAACCCTAAAAATAAGCCCCCATTTAGCACAAAAGTTAAAGCCATTATTGCTATTTGTTCCAATACCCTACCAATTTATAAAAATGACGGAGGTGGAATGGATAGAAGGCGGGTTATCTTCCCATTTACACGTTCAGTTGATGAAAATGATAGAGATGTAAATTTAGTTGATAAATTGAGGGCAGAACTAGGCGGAATAATCCGTAAAATTTACGATACATTCCCACAAGCGGACGAGGCACTAAAAGCCCTGTTTAAACAGAAAAACAGCAAAGAAGCCCTAGAACTTAAACGTAAAAATGACCACATTCTGGAATTTATAGAAGAGTTTCATTTATTGCCACAAGTTACCAGTCAAGGGCTTGTAATGGGCAGTAATAGAGGTGTTCCGCCGTTTGAAAGTCAATTTATTTACGATAAGCTTTATTGGTGTTATTTGCTATTTTGTAACGCACACGGGCGAAATGATAAAAGCATTCTAAAGCCTAGCGATTTAATGCAAGAGCTAACACAAGCATTTAAGACGGCAGGTTATAAAATCCGATTTGCGACTAAGCCACTTGGACAAAGGAAACTATACACTAATGTAATTTTTAAAGATAAATCATCCACTATAGAAAAATGGCGAAATATGTAA
- the hpt gene encoding hypoxanthine phosphoribosyltransferase, whose protein sequence is MKKHHIETLYSKDEVLTRINELAKEINQYYQQKQCQNLVVVGLLRGSFMFMADLVRKLELPVEVDFLTASSYGSSTESSRDVKILKDLDGDIQGKDVLIVEDIIDTGFTLSKVGEILKLREPNSLTICTLLDKPSRREVEVPVKWVGFEIPDEFVVGYGIDYAQKYRNLDYIGKVVIDE, encoded by the coding sequence ATGAAAAAACACCATATCGAAACCTTATACTCTAAAGATGAAGTATTAACTCGCATTAATGAGTTAGCAAAAGAAATCAATCAATATTATCAACAAAAACAGTGCCAAAATCTTGTTGTGGTCGGCTTGTTGCGTGGCTCATTTATGTTTATGGCAGATTTAGTTAGAAAGCTTGAGTTACCTGTGGAAGTGGATTTTTTAACTGCATCAAGCTATGGAAGTAGCACGGAATCCAGCCGTGATGTAAAAATTCTGAAAGATTTAGATGGTGATATTCAAGGAAAAGATGTCTTGATTGTAGAAGATATTATTGATACCGGCTTCACATTAAGTAAAGTAGGGGAAATCCTCAAATTACGTGAACCAAACTCCCTTACAATTTGTACTTTACTTGATAAACCTTCCCGCCGTGAAGTAGAAGTCCCTGTAAAATGGGTAGGATTTGAAATTCCGGATGAATTTGTAGTTGGTTATGGTATTGATTATGCACAAAAATACCGTAATTTAGATTATATCGGGAAAGTGGTAATTGACGAGTAG
- the pmbA gene encoding metalloprotease PmbA translates to MSITDKQTLQQQEQELQQAVEFALNFAKKAGAEAEVGITKVAGLSVSSRLEQVENIEFNNDGSLGISVYLGKRKGNASTSDLQPASIQKTVEAALAIAKYTSEDDCTGLADKEMLAFDAPDLDLYHQADISVDQAVELAIEAEHYGLNTDDHIVNSEGATFNSHSGVRVYGNTHGMLQSYLSSRYSLSCSLISEYQDQLERDYEYTISREFGKLQPAKWVGEQAAIKAVERLNPQRIKTAEMPVIFYNDVATGLIGHLAAAISGGALYRKSSFLLDKLGEQILPEWFEISERPHLLRRLASSAFDSEGVITQNREIITNGVLQTYLMTSYSGRKMGLKSTGHAGGIHNWLVKPNRQGGLNALLKEMGTGLLVTEMLGSAINSVTGEYSRGAAGFWVENGEIQYPVAEITIAGQLQDMYKHLVAVSDDIEHRSNIQTGSILLEKMMVSGE, encoded by the coding sequence ATGTCGATTACAGATAAACAAACTTTACAACAGCAAGAACAGGAATTACAACAAGCGGTTGAATTTGCCTTAAATTTTGCAAAAAAAGCAGGTGCAGAAGCAGAAGTTGGCATTACAAAAGTGGCTGGGCTTTCGGTTTCAAGCCGTTTGGAACAAGTGGAAAATATTGAATTTAACAATGATGGCTCGCTTGGGATTTCGGTCTATTTAGGCAAACGCAAAGGCAATGCCTCAACCTCTGATCTACAACCAGCCTCTATTCAAAAAACGGTAGAAGCGGCATTAGCTATTGCCAAATATACGTCAGAGGATGATTGTACAGGACTTGCGGATAAAGAGATGTTAGCGTTTGACGCTCCTGATTTAGATCTTTATCATCAAGCTGATATTTCTGTTGATCAAGCAGTAGAACTTGCGATTGAAGCTGAACATTATGGTTTGAATACTGATGATCACATTGTAAACAGTGAGGGAGCAACCTTTAATTCCCATAGTGGCGTACGCGTTTATGGCAATACGCACGGAATGTTGCAAAGTTATCTTTCCAGCCGCTATTCACTTTCTTGTAGCCTTATTTCAGAATATCAAGACCAACTGGAACGTGATTATGAGTACACCATTTCTCGTGAGTTTGGCAAATTGCAGCCTGCAAAATGGGTGGGCGAACAAGCGGCAATTAAAGCGGTTGAGAGACTTAACCCACAACGAATTAAGACTGCCGAAATGCCGGTGATTTTTTACAATGATGTGGCAACAGGCTTAATCGGGCACTTGGCAGCAGCAATTAGCGGCGGGGCGTTATACCGTAAATCAAGTTTCTTATTAGATAAATTAGGTGAGCAAATTCTGCCAGAATGGTTTGAAATTTCAGAACGTCCACACTTACTACGTCGGTTAGCCTCTTCTGCTTTTGATAGCGAAGGCGTTATCACCCAAAACCGTGAAATTATTACCAATGGTGTGCTACAAACTTATCTAATGACTAGTTACTCCGGGCGAAAAATGGGCTTGAAAAGCACAGGGCACGCAGGCGGCATTCATAACTGGCTAGTTAAACCCAATCGCCAAGGTGGCTTAAATGCTTTACTCAAAGAGATGGGAACCGGTTTACTGGTAACCGAAATGCTCGGTTCAGCCATTAATAGCGTCACTGGCGAATATTCACGTGGTGCTGCGGGCTTTTGGGTAGAAAACGGCGAAATTCAATACCCTGTAGCGGAAATCACTATTGCAGGACAGCTACAAGATATGTATAAACATTTAGTGGCGGTAAGTGATGATATTGAACACCGCTCAAACATTCAAACCGGATCAATTTTATTAGAAAAAATGATGGTTTCGGGCGAATAA
- the yjgA gene encoding ribosome biogenesis factor YjgA: protein MARKRSKNEIDWTDDDEEIIWVSKSEIKRDSEHLKKIGAELIELTPQNLEKIPLDDELKEAIRQAQGFKMEARRRQIQFIGKLLRNRDPEPIQEALDKVKNRHNQQQALLHKLELVRDQLIAMGDASLDNLLNEYPSLDRQHLRNLIRGAIKEGEANKPAKNYREIYQYLKTEIAE from the coding sequence ATGGCTAGAAAACGTAGCAAAAATGAGATTGACTGGACAGATGATGATGAAGAAATCATCTGGGTCAGTAAAAGTGAAATTAAACGAGATTCCGAGCATTTAAAAAAAATTGGAGCAGAGTTAATTGAATTAACACCGCAAAATTTAGAAAAAATTCCGCTTGATGATGAGCTAAAAGAGGCAATTCGCCAAGCACAAGGGTTTAAAATGGAAGCTCGCCGTCGCCAAATTCAATTTATCGGGAAATTATTGCGAAATCGAGATCCTGAACCTATTCAAGAAGCGTTAGATAAAGTGAAAAATCGCCATAATCAGCAACAGGCGTTGTTGCATAAACTAGAATTAGTGCGAGATCAACTCATTGCAATGGGTGATGCTTCCCTTGATAATTTGTTAAATGAATATCCGAGTTTAGATCGCCAGCATTTACGCAATTTAATTCGTGGGGCAATTAAAGAGGGTGAGGCGAATAAACCGGCTAAAAATTATCGTGAAATTTATCAATATTTAAAAACTGAAATTGCGGAGTAA
- a CDS encoding SirB2 family protein, whose translation MEYLSTILKAHFGLAYISLVLLLVRGFLAAKAVDWRQYAVLRIAPHIVDTILLVTGIAAVVIFLSYEFFTLAQFSWLLPKMLFLVLYIVFATKAFKKGQPFSLKFYLLSVFSFMMIMLTATFK comes from the coding sequence ATGGAGTACCTATCAACTATTCTTAAAGCCCATTTTGGCTTAGCTTACATCAGCTTAGTATTATTGCTAGTACGTGGTTTTTTAGCCGCTAAAGCGGTTGATTGGAGACAATATGCCGTTTTACGGATTGCACCGCATATTGTTGATACCATTTTATTGGTAACCGGTATTGCTGCGGTCGTTATTTTTCTCTCGTATGAATTTTTTACCTTAGCACAATTTAGCTGGTTATTACCTAAAATGTTATTTTTAGTGCTATACATTGTTTTTGCCACCAAAGCCTTCAAAAAAGGACAGCCGTTCTCATTAAAATTCTATTTACTTTCAGTATTCTCATTTATGATGATTATGCTTACTGCAACATTTAAATAG
- a CDS encoding DUF554 domain-containing protein has protein sequence MLGPFVNAGAVILGGLLGAYLGSRLPERLRITLPLIFGLCCFGLGMMLTASVKYMSAVALALILGTIIGELIYLEKKIGKAASSAQSIINNIFPPRHSLSQEEFLEKFIAILVLFCVSGTGIFGAINEGITGDPSILYIKSILDFFTAMIFATSLGYVVTTVALPLVIIQVILVLLASIIMPLTTPNMLADFSATGGLLLFATGFRICGIKTFPVANMLPALLLAMPISYLWEQLVS, from the coding sequence ATGCTCGGACCTTTTGTTAATGCAGGAGCAGTTATTTTAGGCGGTTTATTAGGGGCTTATTTAGGTAGTCGTCTACCTGAACGGCTTCGCATCACATTACCGCTGATCTTTGGTTTATGCTGTTTCGGCTTAGGAATGATGCTAACTGCTTCGGTAAAATATATGTCTGCCGTTGCACTAGCCTTAATTCTTGGCACAATTATTGGCGAGTTAATCTATCTTGAAAAGAAGATCGGAAAAGCCGCGAGCTCAGCACAAAGTATAATCAATAATATTTTTCCGCCAAGACATTCACTTTCTCAAGAAGAATTTCTGGAAAAATTTATTGCGATTCTCGTGCTTTTCTGTGTAAGTGGAACAGGCATTTTTGGTGCAATAAACGAAGGGATAACAGGCGATCCAAGTATTCTATACATTAAATCTATCTTGGATTTCTTTACGGCAATGATCTTTGCTACATCATTAGGTTATGTTGTTACGACCGTTGCCCTACCACTTGTGATTATTCAAGTGATATTGGTTTTGCTTGCATCAATTATAATGCCGCTTACCACACCGAATATGTTAGCTGATTTCTCTGCAACAGGGGGATTACTCCTCTTTGCAACAGGTTTTCGCATTTGTGGAATTAAAACATTCCCGGTGGCAAATATGTTGCCTGCATTACTTTTAGCGATGCCAATCTCTTATCTTTGGGAACAATTAGTGAGTTAA
- a CDS encoding UbiX family flavin prenyltransferase, which translates to MKKRIIVGISGASGFQYGYKVLELLKPFDDIETHLVITKGAELTRTLETDYERETLYHLADEVHSLHNVGASIASGSFKTAGMIIAPCSMRTLASIANGFSDNLLTRAADVVLKERRKLVLMVREAPLNLAHIDNMRKVTEMGGIIFPPIPAFYQQPKSLDEMVTHSVAHALSLLDIEIPNIPHWGE; encoded by the coding sequence ATGAAAAAGCGTATTATTGTCGGTATTAGCGGTGCAAGCGGTTTTCAATACGGCTATAAAGTGCTTGAGTTACTCAAGCCTTTTGACGATATTGAAACCCATCTGGTCATCACAAAAGGGGCTGAACTTACCCGAACATTGGAGACAGATTATGAACGGGAAACCTTATACCATTTAGCGGATGAAGTGCATTCTCTGCACAATGTAGGAGCAAGCATTGCAAGTGGCTCATTTAAAACCGCAGGTATGATTATTGCTCCTTGCTCTATGCGAACACTTGCCTCTATTGCTAATGGCTTTAGCGATAATTTGCTTACCCGAGCCGCTGATGTGGTCCTAAAAGAACGCCGTAAACTGGTATTAATGGTAAGAGAAGCACCGCTAAACCTTGCTCATATTGATAATATGCGAAAAGTGACTGAAATGGGAGGCATCATTTTCCCTCCTATTCCAGCATTCTATCAACAACCGAAAAGCCTTGATGAGATGGTAACACATAGCGTTGCTCACGCACTTTCGCTGCTGGATATTGAGATCCCAAACATTCCTCACTGGGGGGAATAA
- a CDS encoding pyridoxamine 5'-phosphate oxidase family protein, producing MSPIPNHILEFIQSNHVVNFAAHHNDDFWAASCFYAFDEENTRLIILTSKKTKHAQLMLENPNVVGTICGQIEEIKDIEGIQFSAIANCLTEQESPQALQIYYKKHPLARLKPSDVWELSFNTIKHTDNKVMFAKKTIWERE from the coding sequence ATGTCCCCAATTCCTAATCATATTCTTGAATTTATTCAATCTAACCACGTGGTGAATTTTGCAGCTCATCACAATGATGATTTCTGGGCGGCAAGTTGCTTTTATGCCTTTGATGAAGAAAATACTCGTTTAATTATCTTAACAAGCAAAAAAACAAAGCACGCACAGTTAATGTTAGAAAACCCTAACGTTGTAGGCACAATTTGCGGGCAGATTGAAGAGATTAAAGATATTGAAGGAATCCAATTCTCTGCTATTGCCAACTGTTTAACGGAGCAAGAATCTCCACAGGCATTGCAAATTTATTACAAAAAACACCCGCTTGCACGCTTAAAACCCAGCGATGTGTGGGAGCTTTCTTTTAATACCATCAAACATACTGATAATAAAGTAATGTTTGCGAAAAAAACGATCTGGGAAAGAGAATAA
- a CDS encoding sulfurtransferase TusA family protein, translated as MKYSLDLTGYACPLPLLMAKKAMNDLKKGDSLAILLNQQSSLADFELLAQEYHWQIKTIEQAVENQIIFTK; from the coding sequence ATGAAATATTCTTTAGATTTAACCGGCTATGCTTGCCCGCTCCCCTTGTTGATGGCTAAAAAAGCGATGAACGATCTTAAAAAAGGCGATAGTTTAGCAATTCTACTCAATCAGCAGAGTAGTCTTGCTGATTTTGAATTGCTTGCCCAAGAATATCATTGGCAGATTAAAACCATTGAACAAGCGGTTGAAAATCAAATTATTTTTACCAAATAA
- a CDS encoding hemerythrin domain-containing protein codes for MQQLEPQAFASWAEPIDMLYACHSKVKSFCKQLQILPDYLEKNGLNQAVKNDVQQILNYFNISAPLHHEDEEDDFFPELIKVQPQAQADVDELERQHVDLHKNWDDLSAQLEDLLAGKRENVDRDLIKRFVAGYDVHIAIEEPLFELGREHLAEEKLSAMGKIMADRRKL; via the coding sequence ATGCAACAACTTGAACCGCAAGCCTTTGCAAGCTGGGCTGAACCCATTGATATGCTATATGCTTGTCATAGCAAAGTAAAAAGTTTCTGTAAACAGTTACAAATTTTGCCTGATTACCTTGAAAAGAATGGGCTAAATCAAGCGGTAAAAAATGATGTTCAGCAGATCTTAAATTACTTCAATATATCAGCCCCACTTCATCACGAAGACGAAGAAGATGATTTCTTCCCAGAGTTGATTAAAGTGCAACCTCAAGCTCAAGCTGATGTGGATGAACTAGAACGTCAGCACGTTGATTTACATAAAAACTGGGACGATTTGTCTGCTCAACTAGAAGATTTGTTGGCAGGCAAACGAGAAAATGTGGATAGAGACTTAATCAAGCGTTTTGTGGCAGGTTATGACGTGCATATTGCGATTGAAGAGCCACTTTTCGAGCTAGGGCGTGAGCATTTAGCGGAAGAAAAGCTCTCGGCGATGGGCAAAATTATGGCAGATCGCCGTAAACTATAG
- the tgt gene encoding tRNA guanosine(34) transglycosylase Tgt, with translation MKYELKKTSGNARRGRLTFNRPKGEFHVETPAFMPVGTYGTVKGMTPEEVAATGAQILLGNTFHLWLRPGQEVMKMHGDLHDFMQWHGPILTDSGGFQVFSLGKLRKIKEEGVTFQNPISGEKIFLSPEKSMEIQYDLGSDIVMIFDECTPYPATFDYAKKSMEMSLRWAKRSRDRFDELENPNALFGIIQGGVYEELRKVSVEKLVEIGFDGYAVGGLAVGEPKEDMHRILEYVCPQIPADKPRYLMGVGKPEDLVEGVRRGIDMFDCVMPTRNARNGHLFVTNGIVKIRNAKYREDTTPLDPECDCYTCKNYTKAYLYHLDKCGEILGARLNTIHNLRYYQRLMAEIRQAIEDDRFDDFVVEFYARIGKEVPPLQSEVNNQE, from the coding sequence ATGCTCGTCGTGGGCGTTTAACATTTAATCGCCCGAAAGGGGAGTTTCACGTTGAAACCCCGGCATTTATGCCTGTGGGAACATACGGCACAGTAAAAGGAATGACACCTGAAGAAGTGGCAGCAACAGGTGCTCAAATTCTGTTAGGTAACACTTTCCACCTTTGGCTGCGTCCGGGTCAAGAAGTAATGAAAATGCACGGTGATCTGCACGATTTTATGCAATGGCACGGACCGATTTTAACGGATTCAGGTGGTTTCCAAGTCTTTAGTTTAGGAAAATTGCGTAAAATCAAAGAAGAAGGCGTAACTTTCCAAAACCCGATTAGTGGCGAGAAAATTTTCCTTTCGCCTGAAAAATCAATGGAGATCCAATACGATCTTGGTTCAGACATTGTAATGATTTTCGATGAATGCACGCCTTACCCAGCAACCTTTGATTATGCAAAAAAATCAATGGAAATGTCGCTTCGCTGGGCAAAACGTTCCAGAGATCGCTTTGATGAGTTAGAAAACCCAAATGCACTCTTTGGGATTATTCAAGGTGGTGTCTATGAAGAATTGCGTAAGGTTTCGGTAGAAAAATTGGTTGAAATCGGCTTTGACGGTTATGCTGTTGGCGGTTTGGCGGTTGGCGAGCCAAAAGAGGATATGCACCGCATTTTAGAATACGTTTGCCCTCAAATTCCAGCAGATAAACCACGTTATTTAATGGGCGTAGGTAAGCCTGAAGATTTAGTGGAAGGCGTTCGCCGTGGTATTGATATGTTTGACTGCGTAATGCCAACCCGTAATGCTCGTAATGGTCATTTATTTGTTACCAACGGTATTGTAAAAATCCGCAATGCAAAATATCGTGAAGATACAACACCATTAGATCCGGAATGTGATTGCTACACCTGTAAAAATTACACCAAAGCCTATTTATATCACTTAGATAAATGTGGCGAAATTTTAGGGGCAAGATTAAACACCATTCACAATTTACGCTATTATCAACGCTTAATGGCAGAAATTCGCCAAGCCATTGAAGATGACCGCTTTGATGATTTTGTGGTGGAGTTTTATGCTCGAATTGGCAAAGAAGTGCCACCTTTACAATCTGAAGTTAATAATCAGGAATAA